The following are from one region of the Gammaproteobacteria bacterium genome:
- the clpP gene encoding ATP-dependent Clp protease proteolytic subunit, with translation MIDSSRSGAAHITGLNLVPIVIEQSARGERSYDIYSRLLKERVIFLVGPVEDYTANLVVAQLLFLESENPDKDIHFYINSPGGSVSSGLAIYDTMQFIKPNVSTLCIGQAASMGALLLAGGTKGKRYCLPHSRMMIHQPLGGFQGQATDIDIHAREILLIRDKLNRILVKHTGQPLERIQKDTDRDNFMSPETAVEYGLIDEVLNKRISIESPKSSSITSS, from the coding sequence ATGATTGATAGCTCCCGTAGTGGCGCTGCACATATCACCGGGTTAAATTTAGTTCCTATTGTCATTGAGCAATCAGCCCGAGGTGAACGATCTTATGATATTTATTCTCGACTACTGAAGGAAAGAGTAATTTTTTTAGTCGGCCCAGTAGAGGATTACACAGCTAATTTAGTAGTGGCTCAACTACTTTTCCTGGAATCAGAAAATCCGGATAAGGACATTCATTTCTACATCAACTCTCCGGGTGGCTCAGTTAGTTCGGGGCTTGCTATTTACGATACAATGCAGTTTATAAAACCCAATGTGAGTACTCTATGTATTGGTCAGGCTGCCAGTATGGGAGCATTACTTCTAGCGGGTGGTACTAAGGGAAAACGTTATTGTCTTCCCCATTCACGTATGATGATTCATCAACCGTTAGGCGGCTTTCAGGGACAAGCGACTGATATAGACATCCACGCCCGTGAAATTCTGCTTATCCGCGATAAGCTTAATCGCATTTTGGTCAAGCATACAGGTCAACCTTTAGAACGTATCCAAAAAGATACAGATCGCGATAATTTTATGAGTCCAGAGACGGCAGTTGAGTATGGTCTTATTGATGAAGTGTTGAATAAACGTATTTCGATTGAATCTCCTAAATCGTCGTCAATCACTTCAAGCTAA